The following coding sequences lie in one Glycine max cultivar Williams 82 chromosome 19, Glycine_max_v4.0, whole genome shotgun sequence genomic window:
- the LOC100812888 gene encoding pleiotropic drug resistance protein 1, with amino-acid sequence MESGGSFRIGSSSIWRDSDAKIFSNSYHRENDEEALKWATIQKLPTVVRLRKGLLTSPEGEVNEIDVQKLGFQERRTLLDRLVRTVEDDNEKFLLKLKERVDRVGIDLPTIEVRFENLNIAAEACVGTRPLPTFTNFTVNIVQGLLNSLLTLPSRRQQINILQDVSGIIKPGRMALLLGPPSSGKTTLLLALAAKLDPKLKFSGKVTYNGHGMNEFVPQRTAAYVNQNDLHIAELTARETLAFSARVQGVGTRYDLLAELSRREKEANIKPDPDIDIYMKAVTTGVQKANLITDYVLRILGLEVCADTIVGNAMLRGISGGQKKRLTTGEMLVGPVKALFMDEISTGLDSSTTFQIVNSLKQYVHILKGTAVISLLQPAPETYNLFDDIIVLSDSHIGYQGPREYVLEFFESMGFKCPERKGVADFLQEVTSWKDQEQYWADKDQPYRFVTSKEFSEAHRSFHVGRSLGEELATEFDKSKSHPAALTTKRYGVGKWELLKACLSREYLLMKRNSFYYTFKLSKLAVMAFITMTIFLRTEMHRDSVTDGGIYVGAMFYGIVTVMFNGLAEISVIVSRLPVFYKQRDNIFFPSWAYALPEWILKIPMSFAEVGVWVFLTYYVIGFDPYIERFFRQYLVLVLLNQMTSALFRFIAALGREPTVATTLAWLTLAILYSISGFVLSKDKIKKWWLWGFWISPMMYGQNAMVNNEFLGKRWRHILPDSTEPLGVEVLKSWGFFTQSHWYWIGVGALIGYTLLFNFGYILALMYLSPPGKHQAVISEEAQSNDQNGVRKFGSASGSTSSHTLPARGIVLPFQPHSITFDEVTYDVDMPQEMRKRGVVEDKLVILKGVSGAFRPGVLTALMGITGAGKTTLLDVLAGRKTGGYVGGNITISGYQKKQETFPRISGYCEQNDIHSPHVTVYESLLYSAWLRLSPDINTETKRLQMFIEEVMELVELKPLRHALVGLPGVNGLSTEQRKRLTIAVELVANPSIIFMDEPTSGLDARAAAIVMRTVRNTVDTGRTVVCTIHQPSIDIFESFDELLLMKQGGQQIYVGPLGQYSSNLISYFEGIQGVNKIKDGYNPATWMLEVTTSAKEIELGIDFADVYKNSEHYRRNKALVKELSSPAPGSVDLYFPSQYSTSFITQCIACLWKQHWSYWHNSQYTTVSFLYSTTVAILFGSMFWNLGSKIEKQKDLFNAMGSMYASVLLIGIQNAYAVQPSISVERIVFYRERAAGMYSALPYALAQVLIELPYVLVKAVVCSIISYAMIGFEWTVTKFFWYLFFLYFTFLYFTYYGMISVAVTPNLHISSMVSSGFNSLWNIFSGFIVPRPRIPVWWRWYSWANPISWSLYGLVASQYGDIKQSIESTDGSSTTVEDFVRSYFGFRHDFLWVVAAVIVAFPVVFALMFAISVKMLNFQRR; translated from the exons ATGGAGAGTGGGGGTAGTTTCAGGATTGGTAGTTCATCCATTTGGAGGGACAGTGACGCGAAGATCTTCTCAAACTCTTACCACCGAGAGAATGATGAAGAGGCTCTCAAATGGGCTACCATTCAGAAACTTCCAACCGTTGTGCGTTTGAGGAAAGGTTTGCTCACTTCACCCGAAGGGGAAGTAAATGAGATTGATGTACAGAAACTTGGGTTTCAGGAAAGGAGAACTTTACTTGATAGACTGGTGAGAACTGTTGAAGATGACAATGAGAAGTTTTTGCTCAAGCTCAAGGAACGTGTTGATAG AGTTGGAATTGATCTTCCTACTATAGAGGTTCGGTTTGAGAACTTGAACATTGCAGCTGAAGCTTGTGTCGGAACTAGACCTTTGCCTACCTTCACTAACTTCACGGTTAATATAGTGCAG ggTCTGTTGAACTCTCTTCTTACACTTCCCAGTAGAAGACAACAGATAAATATTCTCCAGGATGTTAGTGGAATAATAAAGCCTGGCAG AATGGCATTGCTTTTGGGCCCTCCAAGTTCCGGGAAAACCACACTCTTGCTGGCCTTGGCTGCAAAACTTGACCCAAAATTGAAG TTCTCTGGAAAAGTGACTTATAATGGTCATGGAATGAATGAGTTTGTACCCCAAAGAACTGCAGCTTATGTCAATCAAAATGATCTTCACATTGCAGAATTGACAGCCAGAGAAACCTTGGCCTTCTCAGCAAGAGTTCAAGGAGTTGGAACTCGTTATG ATTTGCTTGCAGAATTgtcaagaagagaaaaagaggcAAATATCAAGCCTGATCCAGATATTGATATCTACATGAAG GCTGTAACAACTGGAGTGCAGAAGGCAAATTTGATAACAGATTATGTCCTAAGG ATTTTGGGACTGGAGGTCTGTGCTGATACTATTGTAGGAAATGCAATGTTAAGAGGAATCTCTGGTGGACAAAAGAAACGCCTAACAACAG GAGAGATGCTAGTTGGACCAGTTAAAGCTCTATTCATGGATGAAATATCTACTGGTTTGGATAGCTCAACAACTTTCCAAATTGTGAATTCACTCAAGCAATATGTTCATATTCTGAAAGGAACTGCAGTCATCTCACTCCTCCAGCCAGCACCAGAGACTTACAATCTTTTTGATGACATTATAGTACTCTCTGATAGTCATATTGGGTACCAGGGTCCCCGCGAATACGTGCTGGAATTTTTTGAATCAATGGGTTTTAAATGTCCCGAGAGGAAGGGCGTGGCAGACTTTTTGCAAGAG GTAACATCATGGAAGGATCAGGAGCAGTACTGGGCAGACAAAGATCAGCCTTATAGATTTGTCACATCCAAAGAGTTCTCAGAGGCACATAGATCATTTCATGTTGGAAGAAGCCTTGGTGAAGAACTTGCTACTGAATTTGACAAATCTAAGAGCCATCCGGCTGCTTTGACAACCAAAAGATATGGAGTGGGGAAATGGGAACTGCTAAAAGCTTGTTTATCAAGAGAATATTTACTTATGAAGCGCAATTCATTTTATTACACCTTCAAGCTTAGCAAA CTTGCTGTAATGGCATTTATTACCATGACCATTTTCCTCCGGACCGAGATGCACAGAGACTCAGTGACTGATGGCGGCATATATGTGGGTGCAATGTTTTATGGCATTGTTACAGTTATGTTCAACGGACTGGCTGAAATTTCCGTGATCGTTTCAAGGCTTCCTGTTTTCTACAAGCAAAgggataatatattttttccttcgtGGGCATATGCACTTCCAGAATGGATCCTAAAAATCCCCATGAGTTTTGCGGAAGTGGGTGTTTGGGTGTTCCTCACCTACTATGTCATTGGATTTGATCCATATATTGAAAG ATTTTTTAGGCAATACCTTGTTCTTGTACTATTAAACCAGATGACTTCTGCATTATTCCGATTTATCGCTGCACTTGGGAGGGAACCAACAGTGGCTACAACACTTGCATGGCTTACGCTGGCCATCCTTTATTCTATAAGTGGTTTTGTCCTATCAAAAG acaaaataaaaaaatggtggCTATGGGGATTCTGGATATCACCTATGATGTATGGACAGAATGCTATGGTAAATAATGAGTTCCTTGGAAAGAGATGGAGACAT aTTTTACCTGACTCAACAGAGCCTCTTGGTGTTGAAGTTTTGAAATCTTGGGGATTCTTCACCCAGTCACACTGGTACTGGATCGGTGTTGGAGCTTTGATTGGATATACATTACTTTTCAACTTTGGCTACATCCTCGCTCTCATGTACTTGAGTC CACCTGGGAAGCACCAGGCTGTTATATCAGAGGAAGCTCAAAGCAATGACCAGAATGGTG TGAGAAAATTCGGAAGTGCAAGTGGAAGCACATCTTCTCATACTTTACCTGCTAGAGGAATAGTTCTTCCTTTCCAGCCTCATTCTATCACCTTTGATGAAGTAACATATGATGTGGATATGCCACAG GAAATGAGGAAGCGAGGTGTTGTTGAGGATAAATTGGTTATTCTGAAGGGTGTCAGTGGAGCTTTCAGGCCAGGTGTTCTTACTGCTCTAATGGGTATCACTGGTGCAGGCAAAACAACGCTGTTGGATGTACTTGCTGGTAGAAAAACTGGAGGATATGTTGGAGGGAACATCACAATCTCTGGGTATCAGAAGAAGCAAGAAACATTTCCAAGGATTTCTGGATACTGTGAGCAAAATGACATACACTCTCCTCATGTTACTGTGTATGAATCCTTGCTCTATTCAGCTTGGCTCCGTTTGTCCCCAGATATAAATACTGAAACCAAAAGG TTGCAGATGTTCATTGAGGAAGTCATGGAACTTGTGGAATTGAAACCACTAAGGCATGCATTAGTCGGATTGCCTGGTGTGAATGGTCTCTCAACAGAGCAACGCAAAAGATTGACTATTGCAGTTGAACTTGTTGCAAATCCTTCCATAATATTCATGGATGAGCCAACTTCTGGGCTAGATGCAAGAGCTGCTGCTATTGTCATGAGAACAGTTAGGAATACAGTAGACACTGGAAGAACAGTTGTTTGTACCATCCATCAGCCTAGCATAGATATATTTGAATCTTTTGATGAG CTTTTGCTAATGAAGCAAGGAGGTCAACAGATATATGTGGGTCCACTTGGACAATATTCTTCCAATTTAATTAGTTACTTTGAG GGAATCCAAGGTGTCAACAAGATTAAAGATGGCTATAATCCAGCAACATGGATGTTGGAAGTCACAACATCAGCAAAAGAAATTGAACTAGGGATTGATTTTGCTGATGTGTACAAAAATTCAGAGCATTACAG GAGAAACAAAGCACTTGTTAAAGAATTGAGTAGTCCAGCTCCTGGTTCTGTAgacctttattttccttcacagTACTCAACTTCCTTCATCACCCAATGCATAGCATGCTTATGGAAACAACATTGGTCTTACTGGCACAATTCTCAGTACACCACTGTATCATTTCTTTACTCTACTACCGTAGCAATTTTGTTTGGGAGCATGTTTTGGAACCTTGGCTCCAAAAT TGAAAAACAGAAAGATCTCTTCAATGCCATGGGCTCCATGTATGCTTCTGTTCTCCTTATTGGCATTCAGAATGCTTATGCAGTGCAGCCATCGATTTCTGTTGAGAGAATAGTCTTTTATAGGGAAAGAGCAGCTGGAATGTATTCAGCTTTACCATATGCTTTGGCTCAG GTTCTGATTGAACTCCCATATGTACTTGTAAAAGCTGTGGTCTGTAGCATTATAAGTTATGCCATGATTGGTTTTGAGTGGACTGTCACTAAATTTTTTTGGTACCTATTCTTCCTGTACTTCACCTTCCTGTACTTCACCTACTATGGCATGATATCAGTGGCAGTGACCCCAAACCTACACATTTCCTCTATGGTTTCCTCTGGATTCAATTCACTATGGAATATCTTCTCAGGATTCATAGTCCCACGGCCA AGAATCCCAGTATGGTGGAGGTGGTACAGTTGGGCAAATCCAATTTCTTGGAGTTTGTATGGATTGGTGGCTTCACAATATGGAGATATAAAGCAAAGCATTGAATCCACTGATGGGAGTAGTACGACAGTGGAGGACTTTGTAAGAAGTTACTTTGGTTTCAGGCACGATTTTCTGTGGGTGGTTGCAGCTGTGATTGTGGCCTTCCCCGTAGTCTTTGCATTGATGTTTGCTATATCAGTAAAGATGCTTAATTTCCAGCGGCGTTAA